The Humulus lupulus chromosome 3, drHumLupu1.1, whole genome shotgun sequence genome window below encodes:
- the LOC133822694 gene encoding uncharacterized protein LOC133822694 isoform X3, protein MDDEVVQRVFQEGGRDYFQQQPSTSSSSSSILQSLPLHVSFDRGYYLLVKSIQELREKKEGLVTVGIGGPSGSGKTSLAEKVASVIGCTVISMENYRTGVDEGNDLGSLDFKTLVQNLEDLTKGKDTLIPVFDYQQKKRVGSEKIKSASSGVVIVDGTYALHAKLRSLLDIRVAVVGGVHFSLLSKVKYDIGDSCSLDYLIDSIFPLFRKHIEPDLHHAQIRINNSFVSSFREAIYKLKCKTESPGGQSAYFLQEYEVETDNFIEMYLRPPSASEEALTNDWIKVRQSGIRYYLSLGDQRIVDKNFIIRPKAEFEQVGRMTLGGLLALGYNVVVSYKRASTSVNNGNVSISLETIDTLGETFMVLRGTNRKTVGNEASKMGVSGTWLTKSYLEMIMERKGVPRLNTPPLLPNTSLASNQDKTIIAPRPIRVTPNLVNKLEDLSQPWTRSPTKSKMEPVVATWHFISSDPPADSSAIDPSSFRDTMKLAPMPDSYDLDRGLLLSVQAIQALLENKGFPVIVGIGGPSGSGKTSLAHKMANIVGCEVISLESYYRSEQVKDFKYDDFSSLDLSLLLKNFDDIRNGRRTKVPVFDLETGARSGFKELEVSEDCGVIILEGVYALHPDIRESLDLWIAVVGGVHSHLISRVQRDKSRVGCFMSQNDIMMTVFPMFQQHIEPHLVHAHLKIRNDFDPVLSPESSLFVLKSNKQVAYQDILKILDPAKFCSSVQNFIDLYFKLPGIPTNGQLTESDCIRVRICEGRFALLIREPIREGNFIIQPKVDFDISISTVAGLLNLGYQAVAYIEASAFIYQDGKILIEVDHLQDSLGPYLQIKGVNKEAVAAAGSMLKLDGSYTTKSYLQIVLERLPAIERSSAGIHSHQAARLHELVEYIHSQGSCSASESSPSRDISPMEGVIEDMQSRIRRLERWHTINTVLWTFLMSALVGYSLYHRKRQMASWSRFHRF, encoded by the exons ATGGACGATGAAGTGGTACAGCGAGTTTTCCAAGAAGGAGGCCGCGATTACTTCCAGCAGCAACCTTccacttcttcttcctcttcctccATCCTCCAATCACTCCCTCTTCATGtg TCTTTTGATCGCGGCTATTATTTGTTAGTAAAATCTATCCAAGAACTCAGAGAGAAAAAAGAGGGTCTTGTCACAGTTGGCATTGGTGGTCCTAGCGGTTCTGGTAAAACAAG CTTAGCAGAAAAGGTGGCATCCGTTATTGGTTGTACTGTTATATCAATGGAGAATTATCGCACTGGAGTTGATGAAGGGAATGATTTGGGTTCATTAGATTTTAAGACACTTGTTCAAAATCTTGAG GATTTAACAAAAGGTAAAGATACATTGATCCCAGTGTTTGACTATCAACAAAAGAAGCGGGTTggttcagaaaaaataaaaagtgcTTCTTCTGGGGTG GTAATAGTTGATGGCACCTATGCTCTGCATGCAAAACTGCGCTCCTTGCTGGATATTCGAGTTGCAGTG GTCGGCGGGGTTCATTTTAGTCTCCTGTCCAAAGTTAAGTATGACATTGGTGATTCTTGTTCGCTGGATTACCTTATTGATAGCATTTTCCCTCTATTTAGAAAGCATATTGAGCCAGACCTTCATCATGCACAG atTAGAATTAACAACAGCTTTGTCTCATCATTTCGAGAGGCAATCTATAAACTAAAATGCAAAACTGAG TCTCCAGGTGGACAATCAGCATATTTTCTTCAAGAATATGAAGTAGAAACAGATAA TTTTATTGAGATGTACCTTAGGCCTCCTTCAGCCAGTGAAGAAGCACTGACAAATGATTGGATAAAAGTGCGTCAATCTGGTATTAGATATTATCTATCTCTTGGTGATCAGAGGATTGTTGACAAGAATTTCATCATCAGGCCAAAAGCTGAGTTTGAG CAGGTTGGAAGGATGACTTTAGGTGGACTGCTTGCTTTGGGGTACAATGTAGTTGTCAGTTATAAACGGGCATCTACATCAGTGAATAATGGCAATGTATCTATTTCACTTGAAACAATTGATACTCTTGGTGAGACATTCATGGTGCTGAGGGGTACAAATCGAAAA ACAGTTGGAAATGAAGCATCAAAGATGGGTGTTAGTGGAACGTGGCTCACTAAATCATATCTTGAAATGATTATGGAGAGAAAAG GTGTACCTCGTCTTAATACACCTCCACTTTTGCCTAATACATCCCTGGCCAGCAATCAAGACAAAACGATAATTGCACCAAGGCCAATCCGGGTTACTCCGAATCTTGTTAATAAGCTTGAGGATCTATCTCAGCCATGGACTCGGTCTCCAACAAAATCAAAAATGGAACCTGTAGTGGCAACATGGCATTTCATTTCTTCAGACCCTCCTGCAGATAGCTCAGCCATAG ATCCTTCCAGTTTCAGGGAcaccatgaaacttgctccaatGCCCGATTCATATGACCTGGATAGAGGATTACTTCTTTCTGTGCAAGCAATACAG GCTTTGTTGGAGAATAAAGGTTTCCCAGTTATAGTTGGAATTG GTGGTCCAAGTGGGTCGGGAAAGACTAGTTTAGCTCACAAAATGGCaaatatagttggttgtgaagTAATTTCTCTTGAAAGCTATTACAGATCTGAGCAAGTAAAGGATTTTAAGTATGATGACTTCAGTTCACTTGATTTATCTTTGCTTTTAAAA AATTTTGATGACATAAGGAATGGCAGAAGAACAAAAGTACCTGTATTTGACTTGGAGACTGGTGCCCGGAGTGGCTTCAAGGAACTTGAAGTTTCAGAAGATTGTGGAGTG ATCATTTTAGAAGGAGTTTATGCTTTGCATCCTGATATCCGAGAATCTCTAGACTTGTGGATTGCTGTG GTTGGGGGCGTTCACTCACATCTTATTTCTCGAGTTCAAAGAGATAAAAGTAGAGTGGGGTGTTTTATGTCCCAGAATGATATTATGATGACAGTGTTTCCAATGTTTCAGCAGCACATTGAACCACAtcttgttcatgcacat CTCAAAATTCGAAATGACTTTGATCCTGTGCTTTCCCCTGAGAGCTCATTGTTTGTACTGAAGAGTAACAAGCAA GTAGCTTATCAAGATATTTTGAAAATTCTTGATCCTGCGAAGTTCTGCAGCTCTGTTCAGAATtttattgatttatattttaagcTTCCTGGAATTCCTACTAATGGACAGTTGACTGAAAGTGATTGTATACGTGTTAGAATATGTGAGGGTAGATTTGCACTATTGATAAGGGAG CCCATAAGAGAAGGAAATTTCATCATACAACCCAAAGTGGATTTTGATATCAGCATTAGTACGGTTGCTGGCCTTCTTAACCTTGG GTATCAAGCAGTAGCTTATATTGAGGCATCTGCATTTATTTACCAAGATGGAAAG ATTTTAATTGAGGTCGATCATCTGCAAGATTCCCTTGGTCCTTACCTACAAATCAAGGGGGTTAATAAAGAGGCTGTGGCAGCTGCTGGTTCAATGCTTAAATTGGATGGTTCATATACCACTAAG AGTTATCTTCAAATAGTCCTGGAAAGATTACCAGCAATAGAAAGAAGTTCTGCTGGTATTCACTCTCATCAAGCTGCAAGGTTGCACGAACTTGTGGAATATATTCATTCTCAG GGAAGTTGCTCAGCTTCTGAATCTTCGCCAAGTCGAGATATTTCTCCAATGGAAGGGGTTATTGAAGACATGCAATCAAGGATTAGAAGGCTCGAACGCTGGCATACGATCAATACG GTGCTTTGGACGTTCCTGATGTCTGCTCTTGTTGGTTATTCACTTTACCACAGAAAACGCCA AATGGCTTCATGGAGCCGTTTCCACAGGTTCTAA
- the LOC133822694 gene encoding uncharacterized protein LOC133822694 isoform X8, which translates to MENYRTGVDEGNDLGSLDFKTLVQNLEDLTKGKDTLIPVFDYQQKKRVGSEKIKSASSGVVIVDGTYALHAKLRSLLDIRVAVVGGVHFSLLSKVKYDIGDSCSLDYLIDSIFPLFRKHIEPDLHHAQIRINNSFVSSFREAIYKLKCKTESPGGQSAYFLQEYEVETDNFIEMYLRPPSASEEALTNDWIKVRQSGIRYYLSLGDQRIVDKNFIIRPKAEFEQVGRMTLGGLLALGYNVVVSYKRASTSVNNGNVSISLETIDTLGETFMVLRGTNRKTVGNEASKMGVSGTWLTKSYLEMIMERKGVPRLNTPPLLPNTSLASNQDKTIIAPRPIRVTPNLVNKLEDLSQPWTRSPTKSKMEPVVATWHFISSDPPADSSAIATTDPSSFRDTMKLAPMPDSYDLDRGLLLSVQAIQALLENKGFPVIVGIGGPSGSGKTSLAHKMANIVGCEVISLESYYRSEQVKDFKYDDFSSLDLSLLLKNFDDIRNGRRTKVPVFDLETGARSGFKELEVSEDCGVIILEGVYALHPDIRESLDLWIAVVGGVHSHLISRVQRDKSRVGCFMSQNDIMMTVFPMFQQHIEPHLVHAHLKIRNDFDPVLSPESSLFVLKSNKQVAYQDILKILDPAKFCSSVQNFIDLYFKLPGIPTNGQLTESDCIRVRICEGRFALLIREPIREGNFIIQPKVDFDISISTVAGLLNLGYQAVAYIEASAFIYQDGKILIEVDHLQDSLGPYLQIKGVNKEAVAAAGSMLKLDGSYTTKSYLQIVLERLPAIERSSAGIHSHQAARLHELVEYIHSQGSCSASESSPSRDISPMEGVIEDMQSRIRRLERWHTINTVLWTFLMSALVGYSLYHRKRQMASWSRFHRF; encoded by the exons ATGGAGAATTATCGCACTGGAGTTGATGAAGGGAATGATTTGGGTTCATTAGATTTTAAGACACTTGTTCAAAATCTTGAG GATTTAACAAAAGGTAAAGATACATTGATCCCAGTGTTTGACTATCAACAAAAGAAGCGGGTTggttcagaaaaaataaaaagtgcTTCTTCTGGGGTG GTAATAGTTGATGGCACCTATGCTCTGCATGCAAAACTGCGCTCCTTGCTGGATATTCGAGTTGCAGTG GTCGGCGGGGTTCATTTTAGTCTCCTGTCCAAAGTTAAGTATGACATTGGTGATTCTTGTTCGCTGGATTACCTTATTGATAGCATTTTCCCTCTATTTAGAAAGCATATTGAGCCAGACCTTCATCATGCACAG atTAGAATTAACAACAGCTTTGTCTCATCATTTCGAGAGGCAATCTATAAACTAAAATGCAAAACTGAG TCTCCAGGTGGACAATCAGCATATTTTCTTCAAGAATATGAAGTAGAAACAGATAA TTTTATTGAGATGTACCTTAGGCCTCCTTCAGCCAGTGAAGAAGCACTGACAAATGATTGGATAAAAGTGCGTCAATCTGGTATTAGATATTATCTATCTCTTGGTGATCAGAGGATTGTTGACAAGAATTTCATCATCAGGCCAAAAGCTGAGTTTGAG CAGGTTGGAAGGATGACTTTAGGTGGACTGCTTGCTTTGGGGTACAATGTAGTTGTCAGTTATAAACGGGCATCTACATCAGTGAATAATGGCAATGTATCTATTTCACTTGAAACAATTGATACTCTTGGTGAGACATTCATGGTGCTGAGGGGTACAAATCGAAAA ACAGTTGGAAATGAAGCATCAAAGATGGGTGTTAGTGGAACGTGGCTCACTAAATCATATCTTGAAATGATTATGGAGAGAAAAG GTGTACCTCGTCTTAATACACCTCCACTTTTGCCTAATACATCCCTGGCCAGCAATCAAGACAAAACGATAATTGCACCAAGGCCAATCCGGGTTACTCCGAATCTTGTTAATAAGCTTGAGGATCTATCTCAGCCATGGACTCGGTCTCCAACAAAATCAAAAATGGAACCTGTAGTGGCAACATGGCATTTCATTTCTTCAGACCCTCCTGCAGATAGCTCAGCCATAG CAACCACAGATCCTTCCAGTTTCAGGGAcaccatgaaacttgctccaatGCCCGATTCATATGACCTGGATAGAGGATTACTTCTTTCTGTGCAAGCAATACAG GCTTTGTTGGAGAATAAAGGTTTCCCAGTTATAGTTGGAATTG GTGGTCCAAGTGGGTCGGGAAAGACTAGTTTAGCTCACAAAATGGCaaatatagttggttgtgaagTAATTTCTCTTGAAAGCTATTACAGATCTGAGCAAGTAAAGGATTTTAAGTATGATGACTTCAGTTCACTTGATTTATCTTTGCTTTTAAAA AATTTTGATGACATAAGGAATGGCAGAAGAACAAAAGTACCTGTATTTGACTTGGAGACTGGTGCCCGGAGTGGCTTCAAGGAACTTGAAGTTTCAGAAGATTGTGGAGTG ATCATTTTAGAAGGAGTTTATGCTTTGCATCCTGATATCCGAGAATCTCTAGACTTGTGGATTGCTGTG GTTGGGGGCGTTCACTCACATCTTATTTCTCGAGTTCAAAGAGATAAAAGTAGAGTGGGGTGTTTTATGTCCCAGAATGATATTATGATGACAGTGTTTCCAATGTTTCAGCAGCACATTGAACCACAtcttgttcatgcacat CTCAAAATTCGAAATGACTTTGATCCTGTGCTTTCCCCTGAGAGCTCATTGTTTGTACTGAAGAGTAACAAGCAA GTAGCTTATCAAGATATTTTGAAAATTCTTGATCCTGCGAAGTTCTGCAGCTCTGTTCAGAATtttattgatttatattttaagcTTCCTGGAATTCCTACTAATGGACAGTTGACTGAAAGTGATTGTATACGTGTTAGAATATGTGAGGGTAGATTTGCACTATTGATAAGGGAG CCCATAAGAGAAGGAAATTTCATCATACAACCCAAAGTGGATTTTGATATCAGCATTAGTACGGTTGCTGGCCTTCTTAACCTTGG GTATCAAGCAGTAGCTTATATTGAGGCATCTGCATTTATTTACCAAGATGGAAAG ATTTTAATTGAGGTCGATCATCTGCAAGATTCCCTTGGTCCTTACCTACAAATCAAGGGGGTTAATAAAGAGGCTGTGGCAGCTGCTGGTTCAATGCTTAAATTGGATGGTTCATATACCACTAAG AGTTATCTTCAAATAGTCCTGGAAAGATTACCAGCAATAGAAAGAAGTTCTGCTGGTATTCACTCTCATCAAGCTGCAAGGTTGCACGAACTTGTGGAATATATTCATTCTCAG GGAAGTTGCTCAGCTTCTGAATCTTCGCCAAGTCGAGATATTTCTCCAATGGAAGGGGTTATTGAAGACATGCAATCAAGGATTAGAAGGCTCGAACGCTGGCATACGATCAATACG GTGCTTTGGACGTTCCTGATGTCTGCTCTTGTTGGTTATTCACTTTACCACAGAAAACGCCA AATGGCTTCATGGAGCCGTTTCCACAGGTTCTAA